One genomic segment of Catalinimonas alkaloidigena includes these proteins:
- a CDS encoding dipeptidase produces MKKFRWPLIVLSLLIIIYMAVAWIVPQQFDKKLNKTQKPPPYLVSNKALHLYQSLDFVADLHCDALLWDRDLTEKNDIGHVDFPRMQQVNMALQAFTIVTKSPSGQNFRKNSGDTFDNITLLNFLQAKPLSNWFSLAERAVYQSQQLFKFADEYEDPFIVVKSREDLNQLITSRKENRRVTGGFLGIEGAHCLEGKMENLEKLYQEGVRMLAPTHFFDNALGGSAHGIEKGGLTDFGREVIQRMDALEMIIDLAHASPALIDDVLDLSQRPVLVSHTGVKGTRDNVRNLSDTHIRRIAANGGLIGVGFFAGAVNEPLTQGIVEAMKHIKSIAGVACIALGSDYDGSATVPFDVTGLPLLVEEMLAQGFKEDEIRAIMGENVKRFMLQNLP; encoded by the coding sequence ATGAAAAAATTCAGATGGCCACTCATTGTTTTATCACTGCTCATCATCATCTATATGGCAGTCGCATGGATCGTTCCACAACAATTTGACAAGAAGCTGAATAAAACCCAAAAACCTCCACCCTATCTCGTATCAAATAAAGCACTCCACCTCTACCAATCCCTGGATTTTGTGGCTGACCTACACTGCGATGCCCTGCTCTGGGACCGTGACCTCACCGAAAAGAATGACATAGGCCATGTAGATTTCCCCAGAATGCAGCAGGTCAACATGGCCTTACAGGCATTTACCATCGTTACCAAATCCCCCTCAGGGCAAAACTTCAGAAAAAATTCAGGAGATACCTTTGATAATATTACATTACTGAATTTTTTACAGGCCAAACCGCTATCCAACTGGTTTAGTCTGGCCGAAAGAGCTGTATACCAAAGTCAGCAACTCTTTAAGTTTGCCGATGAATACGAAGACCCTTTCATTGTGGTAAAAAGCAGGGAAGATTTAAACCAGCTTATCACATCAAGAAAAGAGAACAGACGAGTTACGGGAGGTTTTTTAGGCATTGAGGGAGCACACTGCCTGGAAGGCAAGATGGAAAATCTTGAAAAACTATACCAGGAAGGTGTTCGTATGCTGGCTCCTACACACTTCTTTGACAATGCACTGGGAGGCTCCGCCCACGGTATAGAAAAAGGTGGTCTTACCGATTTTGGCCGTGAAGTCATACAGCGTATGGATGCTTTGGAGATGATCATTGATCTGGCGCACGCCTCCCCTGCCCTGATAGATGATGTGCTGGATCTGAGCCAACGTCCGGTCCTGGTTTCACATACCGGGGTCAAGGGCACCCGGGACAATGTGCGTAACTTATCCGATACACATATTCGTCGCATTGCTGCCAATGGAGGCCTGATAGGCGTAGGTTTTTTTGCGGGTGCAGTCAATGAGCCTCTGACGCAGGGAATCGTAGAGGCCATGAAACACATCAAATCTATTGCTGGTGTAGCGTGTATTGCTTTGGGTTCTGACTATGATGGCAGTGCCACCGTTCCCTTTGATGTGACCGGCTTACCATTGCTGGTAGAAGAAATGCTCGCCCAGGGATTTAAGGAAGATGAAATCAGAGCCATTATGGGTGAAAACGTAAAGCGCTTTATGCTACAAAACCTGCCTTAG
- the moaC gene encoding cyclic pyranopterin monophosphate synthase MoaC, whose product MAKDKQRLTHLDAKNQPTMVDVGDKAVTQRSATAQCIVILGDDIMQELSQSGDKDEIYSKKGPVFQTAVIAGTMAAKKTHELIPFCHPLPIEKCKLKIYINAAQEVVVECTVGVTSRTGVEMEALTGANVAALTIYDMCKALSHDIVIKETKLMAKSGGKRDFKRE is encoded by the coding sequence ATGGCAAAAGATAAGCAAAGGCTGACTCACCTGGACGCAAAAAACCAGCCTACGATGGTAGATGTGGGAGATAAAGCAGTGACACAGAGAAGCGCAACAGCACAGTGTATTGTCATTTTAGGGGATGATATTATGCAGGAACTCAGCCAAAGTGGAGACAAGGACGAAATCTATAGTAAGAAAGGCCCGGTATTCCAGACCGCTGTTATTGCCGGTACCATGGCAGCTAAAAAGACCCATGAACTGATTCCTTTTTGTCATCCTTTGCCGATAGAGAAGTGCAAGCTGAAGATATACATCAATGCTGCACAGGAGGTGGTGGTGGAATGTACGGTAGGCGTAACCTCCAGGACCGGGGTGGAGATGGAGGCACTCACCGGCGCCAATGTAGCGGCCCTCACCATTTACGACATGTGCAAAGCCCTTTCCCACGACATTGTGATCAAAGAGACCAAACTGATGGCCAAGAGCGGAGGCAAACGAGATTTTAAGCGGGAGTAG
- a CDS encoding OmpA family protein — protein MRNIKHNNSNKILSWIAAFALLTNLSLLPACKTMDNTQKGGAIGAGAGGAIGGVIGNKAGNTAVGAIIGATVGGAAGALIGRQMDKQAEELEEDLEGAEVTRVGEGIKITFDSGLLFDYDSYALRDNTKENLQEMAETLKKYEDTNILIEGHTDSTGSDDYNEELSEDRAESVSEYLLSLGVSPDRLTTMGYGEEQPVTDNDTAEGRQENRRVEVAIYANEEMKEAAEEGRLGE, from the coding sequence ATGAGAAATATTAAACACAATAATTCAAATAAAATACTAAGCTGGATAGCAGCATTTGCCTTGTTGACCAACTTAAGCTTATTGCCTGCCTGTAAAACGATGGACAATACACAAAAGGGAGGAGCCATAGGTGCCGGAGCAGGCGGTGCTATTGGTGGAGTGATTGGAAACAAAGCAGGTAATACCGCGGTAGGAGCTATTATTGGCGCTACGGTAGGGGGGGCTGCCGGTGCCCTGATCGGTCGCCAAATGGACAAACAGGCAGAAGAACTGGAAGAAGACCTGGAAGGCGCTGAAGTTACCCGGGTAGGTGAGGGGATCAAGATTACCTTTGACTCCGGCTTGCTGTTTGACTATGACTCTTACGCATTGCGAGACAATACCAAAGAAAACCTTCAGGAGATGGCCGAAACCCTTAAAAAATACGAAGATACCAATATATTGATTGAAGGACATACTGATAGTACTGGTTCTGATGATTACAATGAAGAATTATCAGAAGACAGAGCAGAGTCAGTTTCGGAATATCTGCTTAGTTTAGGCGTAAGCCCTGACCGTCTGACCACCATGGGCTATGGAGAGGAGCAGCCTGTCACCGATAATGATACGGCTGAAGGCCGTCAGGAAAACCGTCGTGTGGAAGTGGCTATCTATGCCAATGAAGAGATGAAGGAAGCGGCTGAAGAAGGCAGACTGGGAGAATAA
- a CDS encoding porin family protein has product MENIDQINKKRKTIIRLIILIMCAMLIPLSIIAQDIKAGVKGGVNFSNFASLENVEEQSMRTGFHAGVFAQLPILDGFALQPEILYNTKGTKATYDIGIAEGDVKYNLSYIDIPVLAVFKLGESANIHIGPYVGFLLNSNIDADAVGEFDGEDSFKTLDFGLAGGFALDFEILSVGTRYNLGLTKINESATSDAVLSEVSNSLAQVYIALQLNN; this is encoded by the coding sequence ATGGAAAATATAGACCAAATCAATAAAAAAAGGAAGACAATCATCAGACTGATTATACTTATCATGTGCGCTATGCTTATTCCTTTGAGCATCATCGCACAGGATATTAAAGCAGGCGTAAAGGGAGGTGTAAATTTCAGTAATTTTGCTTCTCTGGAAAATGTAGAAGAGCAAAGTATGAGAACCGGCTTTCATGCAGGAGTGTTCGCCCAACTGCCCATTCTGGATGGCTTTGCGCTGCAGCCGGAAATTCTCTATAATACCAAAGGTACCAAAGCTACCTATGACATAGGAATAGCTGAAGGTGATGTAAAATATAACTTAAGCTATATAGACATACCCGTGCTCGCAGTGTTCAAACTGGGAGAGTCGGCCAATATCCACATAGGTCCCTATGTAGGCTTTTTGCTAAACAGCAATATTGACGCGGATGCGGTAGGTGAGTTTGATGGAGAAGATAGTTTTAAAACGCTGGATTTTGGACTTGCCGGTGGTTTTGCTTTAGACTTTGAAATATTATCTGTAGGTACCCGATATAATCTCGGACTTACTAAAATTAATGAAAGTGCCACTTCTGATGCAGTACTGAGTGAAGTGAGTAATTCACTGGCACAGGTTTATATCGCCTTGCAGCTTAATAATTAA
- a CDS encoding molybdopterin molybdotransferase MoeA produces MIDVEQAYETVMQHVLSPGTENLPLEKCQGKVLQESIHADRDFPPFDRVTMDGIAYRYDHVEEGELLEVESLLAAGVPPLTLQDEQACMEVMTGAVCPVNADTVTRYEDVEFIEKEGKKYAKFLELPKKKGQNIHRQGLDEIEGTELLAAGVVIGPAEIAVAASVGKTQLKVSQSLHVGIISTGDELVGIDEKPKPYQIRRSNSYALYAALQQLGITASIYHFADEKDIIREGLGNALTKHNVLIMSGGVSKGKKDYVPEVLEALGVEKLFHRVKQKPGKPFWFGKSPRHKVVFALPGNPVSTFMCFHRYVKPWILASMGIKESKLYFAELAGEIKFPPPLTYFTQVKLESKTDGKLLAYPEEGQGSGDFANLLACDAFMQLPPEKEVFSSGEVYPVLIYR; encoded by the coding sequence ATGATTGACGTAGAGCAGGCCTATGAAACCGTAATGCAACATGTGCTGAGTCCAGGAACGGAAAATCTTCCATTAGAAAAATGTCAGGGCAAGGTATTACAAGAGTCTATCCATGCTGACCGTGACTTCCCTCCCTTTGACCGGGTAACGATGGATGGTATTGCCTATCGCTATGATCATGTGGAGGAAGGAGAACTCCTGGAGGTTGAAAGTCTGCTGGCCGCTGGAGTCCCTCCCCTTACTTTACAAGATGAACAAGCCTGTATGGAGGTGATGACCGGCGCGGTATGCCCTGTCAATGCGGATACGGTCACCCGATACGAAGATGTGGAGTTTATAGAAAAAGAGGGTAAGAAATATGCTAAGTTTTTGGAGCTCCCCAAAAAGAAAGGGCAGAATATCCACCGGCAGGGACTGGATGAGATAGAAGGTACTGAACTGCTGGCGGCAGGCGTGGTAATTGGTCCGGCAGAAATCGCGGTAGCTGCCTCGGTAGGTAAAACACAGCTAAAAGTAAGTCAAAGCCTGCATGTCGGTATTATATCGACAGGCGACGAACTGGTAGGAATAGACGAAAAGCCAAAGCCTTATCAGATACGCCGGTCAAATTCCTATGCGCTCTATGCGGCACTGCAACAGTTGGGAATCACAGCCAGCATCTATCATTTTGCTGATGAGAAAGATATCATTCGGGAAGGGCTCGGCAATGCACTGACAAAGCACAATGTACTGATCATGAGTGGCGGGGTTTCCAAAGGCAAAAAAGATTATGTTCCCGAAGTGCTGGAAGCCCTGGGCGTGGAAAAGCTTTTTCACAGGGTAAAACAAAAGCCTGGCAAACCTTTCTGGTTCGGTAAAAGCCCCAGGCACAAAGTTGTCTTTGCCTTACCCGGCAATCCGGTATCTACCTTCATGTGTTTTCACCGCTACGTAAAACCCTGGATTCTCGCGAGTATGGGCATCAAAGAAAGCAAACTTTATTTTGCGGAGCTGGCTGGAGAGATCAAATTTCCTCCTCCGCTCACATATTTCACCCAGGTTAAGCTAGAAAGCAAAACCGATGGCAAACTGCTGGCCTATCCCGAAGAAGGGCAGGGTTCCGGTGACTTTGCTAATCTTTTGGCATGTGATGCTTTCATGCAGCTTCCTCCCGAAAAAGAAGTATTTAGCTCCGGTGAAGTTTATCCAGTGTTGATTTATCGTTAG
- a CDS encoding cyclase family protein, whose protein sequence is MKVRGFLLVFFLWGGCTQNQDSTTVNGSYDISEALLSGTIVDLTYAYDSSTIYWPTEDGFQLNEEAEGFTDKGYYYTANSFCGAEHGGTHLDAPIHFAEGQQAVDAIPLENLIGSGVIVDVQDSAGTNPDYQVSVDDFEAWETRQGQLPEGSIVFLRTGYGQYWPDRMQYMGTDERGAEAVEKLHFPGLHPEAANWLIENRNIKAIGIDTPSIDFGQSTHFETHQALFQANIPAFENLANLEQLAFQGFTVIALPMKIGGGSGAPLRVIAIHTE, encoded by the coding sequence ATGAAAGTCAGAGGTTTTCTTCTTGTATTCTTTCTGTGGGGAGGCTGCACGCAAAATCAGGATAGCACGACAGTCAACGGGTCATACGATATTTCTGAGGCACTGCTCAGTGGAACTATCGTTGACCTTACCTATGCCTATGATAGTTCAACCATTTATTGGCCCACAGAGGATGGGTTTCAATTGAATGAAGAGGCAGAAGGCTTTACCGATAAGGGATATTATTACACAGCCAACTCTTTTTGCGGAGCTGAGCACGGAGGCACACATTTGGATGCTCCGATCCACTTCGCCGAAGGACAGCAGGCTGTAGATGCTATTCCTCTGGAAAACCTGATAGGTTCAGGGGTGATCGTTGACGTGCAGGATTCTGCCGGTACTAATCCTGACTATCAGGTATCGGTGGATGACTTTGAGGCATGGGAAACCAGACAAGGTCAACTCCCAGAGGGAAGTATTGTCTTTCTACGAACTGGATATGGTCAATACTGGCCGGATCGGATGCAGTATATGGGTACTGATGAAAGAGGAGCAGAAGCAGTAGAAAAATTACACTTCCCGGGGCTTCATCCTGAGGCTGCCAACTGGCTGATAGAAAACCGTAATATCAAAGCCATCGGCATTGATACTCCAAGCATTGACTTCGGCCAGTCTACACATTTTGAAACCCATCAGGCGCTGTTCCAAGCAAATATTCCAGCTTTTGAGAACCTAGCTAATTTAGAGCAGTTAGCCTTTCAGGGCTTTACGGTTATCGCGCTGCCCATGAAAATTGGAGGTGGTAGCGGTGCTCCACTTCGCGTTATTGCTATCCATACCGAGTAG